One segment of Physeter macrocephalus isolate SW-GA chromosome 3, ASM283717v5, whole genome shotgun sequence DNA contains the following:
- the CENPS gene encoding centromere protein S has product MEEEKDAEEQQRLSYQQRLKAAVHYTVGCLCEEVALDKEMQFSKQTIAAISEVTFQQCENFAKDLEMFARHAKRSTINTEDVKLLARRSNSLLKYITEKNEDIAQFNLERKAKKKKKLEDENKNSMEPAEAGVVESEN; this is encoded by the exons atggaggaggagaaggacgCCGAGGAGCAGCAGCGATTGTCTTACCAACAG AGGCTAAAGGCAGCGGTTCACTACACTGTTGGCTGTCTTTGTGAGGAAGTTGCGTTGGACAAAGAGATGCAGTTCAGCAAACAAACCATTGCAGCGATTTCGGAGGTGACTTTTCAACAGTGCG aaaatttTGCCAAAGACCTTGAAATGTTTGCAAG ACATGCGAAAAGAAGCACCATTAACACTGAAGATGTGAAGCTCTTAGCCAGGAGGAGTAATTCACTG CTAAAATAcatcacagagaaaaatgaagacatcGCTCAGTTTAACCTGGAacgaaaagcaaagaagaaaaagaagttggaggatgaaaacaaaaattcaatgGAGCCAGCAGAGGCTGGTGTAGTGGAAAGTGAGAATTAA